From Agelaius phoeniceus isolate bAgePho1 chromosome 19, bAgePho1.hap1, whole genome shotgun sequence, a single genomic window includes:
- the AFMID gene encoding kynurenine formamidase isoform X1, producing the protein MGGWRDMSAEALEDHYSPSRWSPRLDRDTIIDAHLAVTAAGTERARASGQTLLHVPYGDGDGEKLDIYFPTEPSETFPALVYIHGGYWQCMSKDDSGFAAPPLVSQGVAVVAVGYDIAPKGHMDTMVLQVRRSLAFLVEQYPRIRGIYLCGHSAGAHLAAMVLSTDWTEFQVVPDIKGAVLVSGLYDLEPILHTYVNDALNMSREVAQRNSPMRLVTPAAPAACEVLVAVAQHDSPEFRRQSQEYSQVSTRQSQEHSQVSTRQSQEHSQVSTRQLQEHSQVSTRQSQEYSQALRAAGWSVSVLDLAGVDHFDVIERLSEDSYVLTQVILNMISRA; encoded by the exons ATGGGCGGGTGGCGGGATATGTCCGCGGAG GCGCTGGAGGACCATTACTCTCCCAGTCGCTGGTCCCCCCGCCTGGACCGGGACACCATCATCGACGCCCACCTGGCGGTGACGGCGGCAG GAACCGAGCGGGCCCGGGCCAGCGGGCAGACCCTGCTGCACGTGCCCTACGGCGACGGGGACGGGGAGAAGCTGGACATCTACTTTCCCACGGAGCCTTCTGAAA CCTTCCCGGCGCTGGTCTACATCCACGGCGGGTACTGGCAGTGCATGAG TAAGGACGACTCGGGGTTTGCAGCTCCCCCGCTGGTGTCGCAGGgggtggcggtggtggcggtgggGTACGACATAGCGCCTAAGG GCCACATGGACAccatggtgctgcaggtgcGCCGCAGCCTCGCCTTCCTGGTGGAGCAATACCCCAGGATCAG AGGCATTTACCTGTGCGGACACTCGGCAGGGGCCCACCTGGCAGCCATGGTGCTGTCCACAGACTGGACGGAATTCCAAGTGGTGCCAGATATCAAAG GAGCGGTGCTGGTGAGCGGCCTCTATGACCTGGAGCCCATCCTGCACACCTACGTGAATGATGCTCTGAACATGAGCCG ggaggtggCCCAGAGGAACAGCCCCATGAGACTGGTCACcccagcagcgccagcagcCTGTGAGGTGCTCGTGGCTGTGGCCCAGCATGACTCCCCAGAGTTTCGCAGGCAGTCCCAGGAGTACAGCCAGGTGAGCACCAGGCAGTCCcaagagcacagccaggtgagcaCCAGGCAGTCccaggagcacagccaggtgagcaCCAGGCAGTTacaggagcacagccaggtgagcaCCAGGCAGTCCCAGGAGTACAGCCAG GCCCTGCGTGCAGCAGGCTGGTCTGTCTCTGTGCTGGACCTGGCTGGTGTGGATCACTTTGATGTCATTGAGAGGCTGTCAGAGGACAGCTATGTCCTCACTCAG GTGATTCTGAACATGATCTCAAGAGCATGA
- the SYNGR2 gene encoding synaptogyrin-2, giving the protein MEGGGGAYGAAKAGGAFDLVRFVQQPQVVARIVSAVFALIVFACLVGDGYMSRPENPQLYCIFNHNEDACRYGIGIGVLAFLACIFFFMVDVYFPQISNTTDRKYLVLADLGFSGLWTFLWFIGFCFLTNQWSWTRAEDVFIGADSARAAITFSFFSIFSWALLLTFAYKRYKMGVEDFAQSYADPSPGVPTPYSSYPNISHESYQQPPFTHTAEAPEGYQPPPVY; this is encoded by the exons ATGGAGGGCGGCGGAGGCGCCTACGGGGCGGCCAAGGCCGGCGGTGCCTTCGACCTGGTGCGCTTCGTGCAGCAGCCGCAGGTGGTGGCGCGGATCGTCAGCGCG GTCTTCGCCCTGATCGTGTTCGCCTGCCTGGTCGGGGATGGCTACATGAGCCGGCCCGAGAACCCGCAGCTCTACTGCATCTTCAACCACAACGAGGACGCCTGTCGCTACGGCATCGGCATCGGCGTTCTCGCCTTCCTCGCCTGCATCTTCTTCTTCATGGTGGACGTCTATTTCCCCCAGATCAGCAACACTACGGACCGCAAGTACCTCGTCCTGGCCGACCTCGGCTTCTCAG GTCTCTGGACTTTCCTGTGGTTCATCGGCTTCTGTTTCTTGACCAACCAGTGGTCCTGGACACGGGCTGAGGATGTGTTCATCGGAGCGGACTCTGCCCGCGCTGCCATCACCTTCAgcttcttctccatcttctcctgG GCACTCCTGCTCACCTTTGCTTACAAGAGGTACAAAATGGGGGTGGAGGACTTTGCTCAAAGCTATGCTGACCCCAGCCCGGGGGTTCCGACTCCCTACTCCAGCTATCCCAACATCAGCCACGAGAGCTACCAGCAGCCGCCCTTCACGCACACGGCGGAGGCCCCGGAGGGCTATCAGCCTCCCCCGGTGTACTGA
- the TK1 gene encoding thymidine kinase, cytosolic, with product MNCLTVPGVHPGSPSRPRGQIQVIFGPMFSGKSTELMRRVRRFQLAQYRCLLVKYAKDTRYGSSGVCTHDRSTMEALPAGLLQDVYQEALGAAVIGIDEGQFFPDIVEFCETMANTGKTVIVAALDGTFQRKAFGSILNLVPLAESVVKLNAVCMECFREASYTKRLGAEREVEVIGGADKYHSVCRACYFRLRPQQPAPDNKENVPLGLRQLETAAPRKIFT from the exons ATGAACTGCCTGACGGTGCCCGGTGTCCACCCCGGCTCCCCCAGCCGGCCCCGCGGGCAGATTCAG GTGATCTTCGGGCCCATGTTCTCCGGGAAGAG CACGGAGCTCATGCGGCGAGTGCGGCGGTTCCAGCTCGCCCAGTACCGGTGCCTGCTGGTGAAGTACGCCAAGGACACGCGCTACGGCTCCTCCGGGGTCTGCACACACGACAG GAGCACCATGGAGGCCCTGCCTGCCGGGCTCCTCCAGGACGTGTACCAGGAGGCGCTGGGGGCCGCCGTCATCGGCATCGATGAGGGCCAGTTC TTCCCAGACATTGTGGAGTTCTGTGAGACAATGGCCAACACTGGGAAAACTGTCATTGTTGCTGCTCTGGATGGCACCTTCCAGAGAAAG GCCTTTGGGAGCATCCTGAACCTGGTGCCGCTGGCGGAGAGCGTGGTGAAGCTGAACGCTGTGTGCATGGAGTGCTTCCGAGAGGCCTCCTACACCAagaggctgggagcagagcgGGAG GTGGAGGTGATTGGAGGAGCTGACAAGTACCACTCGGTGTGCCGAGCCTGCTACTTCCGCCTGCGGCCCCAGCAGCCCGCGCCAGACAACAAGGAGAACGTGcccctgggcctgaggcagctGGAGACAGCTGCCCCTCGCAAGATCTTCACTTGA
- the AFMID gene encoding kynurenine formamidase isoform X2, which translates to MGGWRDMSAEALEDHYSPSRWSPRLDRDTIIDAHLAVTAAGTERARASGQTLLHVPYGDGDGEKLDIYFPTEPSETFPALVYIHGGYWQCMSKDDSGFAAPPLVSQGVAVVAVGYDIAPKGHMDTMVLQVRRSLAFLVEQYPRIRGIYLCGHSAGAHLAAMVLSTDWTEFQVVPDIKGAVLVSGLYDLEPILHTYVNDALNMSREVAQRNSPMRLVTPAAPAACEVLVAVAQHDSPEFRRQSQEYSQALRAAGWSVSVLDLAGVDHFDVIERLSEDSYVLTQVILNMISRA; encoded by the exons ATGGGCGGGTGGCGGGATATGTCCGCGGAG GCGCTGGAGGACCATTACTCTCCCAGTCGCTGGTCCCCCCGCCTGGACCGGGACACCATCATCGACGCCCACCTGGCGGTGACGGCGGCAG GAACCGAGCGGGCCCGGGCCAGCGGGCAGACCCTGCTGCACGTGCCCTACGGCGACGGGGACGGGGAGAAGCTGGACATCTACTTTCCCACGGAGCCTTCTGAAA CCTTCCCGGCGCTGGTCTACATCCACGGCGGGTACTGGCAGTGCATGAG TAAGGACGACTCGGGGTTTGCAGCTCCCCCGCTGGTGTCGCAGGgggtggcggtggtggcggtgggGTACGACATAGCGCCTAAGG GCCACATGGACAccatggtgctgcaggtgcGCCGCAGCCTCGCCTTCCTGGTGGAGCAATACCCCAGGATCAG AGGCATTTACCTGTGCGGACACTCGGCAGGGGCCCACCTGGCAGCCATGGTGCTGTCCACAGACTGGACGGAATTCCAAGTGGTGCCAGATATCAAAG GAGCGGTGCTGGTGAGCGGCCTCTATGACCTGGAGCCCATCCTGCACACCTACGTGAATGATGCTCTGAACATGAGCCG ggaggtggCCCAGAGGAACAGCCCCATGAGACTGGTCACcccagcagcgccagcagcCTGTGAGGTGCTCGTGGCTGTGGCCCAGCATGACTCCCCAGAGTTTCGCAGGCAGTCCCAGGAGTACAGCCAG GCCCTGCGTGCAGCAGGCTGGTCTGTCTCTGTGCTGGACCTGGCTGGTGTGGATCACTTTGATGTCATTGAGAGGCTGTCAGAGGACAGCTATGTCCTCACTCAG GTGATTCTGAACATGATCTCAAGAGCATGA